The Bacillota bacterium nucleotide sequence GCTGGCCGCCACCCTTGCCGGTGTGCTGGGGGCCGCCCGCGCACAGGCCCCCGACTACCGCAAGGCCTATACCACGTCCAACCTGGTCAGGATCCACATCATCGCCAACAGCGACTCGGACGATGACCAGCGGATCAAACTCGCGGTGAGGGACAGGATCCTGGAGGATATCAGCCCCGCGATGAGGGGTGTGTCCGGGGCAGGTGAGGCGGAGGATCTGGTCAGGCGGAATCTCGAGAACATAGAGAAGGCGGCCGCCGGCGTCGTGAGGGAGGCCGGCAAGTCGTACGGCGTGAAAGCCACCATCGGCAGGTTCCAGTTCCCGCCGAGGGTTTACGGGCAACTCGCGCTTCCCGAGGGCGAATACCGCGCGCTCCGCGTGGTGCTGGGCGAGGGGCGCGGCCAGAACTGGTGGTGCGTGATGTTCCCTCCCCTCTGCCTGGTGGACGTCACGGAGGCGCGGGGCGCCGGGGATCCGGCCCCCGAAAAGCCCGGCGTCCGGCTGCTGGTGGCCGACTGGTTGAAGGACCGCGCGAACGACGCCAGGCTTGCGCTGTCGAGGATGGCTACGCGGCCCTAGGCTCCCTGGTCGTCAACCCCCCGGAGGGCGCATATAATGTTTCCGGCGAAACAGGGGGGTCGATTCCGTGCGCACCTCCGATCTTGGGATGCGGGACGTCGTGAACGTCCTCGATGGCAGGCGGCTGGGGACCGTCTCGGATATCGAGATCGACACCGAGTCCGGAAAGATAACCGCTATTGTCGTGCCCGGGGCGGCGAAGCTCCTGGGGCTTATAGGTAGAGGGGACGACTACGTCATTCCCTGGGAGAGGATAAGGAAGATAGGGCCCGACGTCATACTGGTCGAACTGGCCAGCACTCTCGAGTTACGGGCCAGACCACGTTAGGTTGCGAGCCGCCAGTTACCAGGCGTTCTCGCAGGCCGGCTCCACGTGAGCCGGCTTTTCGGCTTCCTCGCGGCCAGACCCTTCCAGCGTCATGGGGTGAGAGTATAGAATGGTAAATATGGACGAGTTGTTGAAACGAACCCTCTCGTGGATCGGGGGTCTTAGCCCATGGCTTCTGTTGGAGAGCGGAAGATCGTGGCCGCGAGGATGCGGAAAGAAGCCGAGCTGAACGCGCGGGAGCGCATATACGAGGCCATGCTCAAAGCCCTCGAGGAGGTGTTCCTGCAGAACCTGGGCCACCCGCCCGCGACCCCCCTCCTGGCCGGGCGGCCCGACGATTACGAGGAGGCGGTGGCGACCCGCGTGCTCGAAGTTGCCTGCGAGACGATAGGGGCCACAGGAGGATGCTACTTCTCGTTCGACGACGATACCAGCATGCTCACGCTGCTCAGCGTGGTCGGGCTCCTGAGGGATGCGATGATGCCGTCCGGGGAGAGACTGCGCGTCCCCGCCGGCGAGGCTGGAGGGGACCTCGGTCTCTCGGCCGCCTCCAAGAGGTCCATGCACTTCCGCTCGCTGGATACGTACCCGGACTGGATACCCGCGTCAAGCAAATTGCGCTCGGCCTACCTGGTTCCTCTCTGCCACGGGGGGAGACTCCTGGGGGTATACGCCGTCGGGTCCGATGTGGAGGGCTGGTTCACGCCCGAGCGCCGCGTACTCGCCGACGCGCTCGTATCGTACACGGCGGTCGCGGTCGAGAACGCGCGGCTGTTTGCCCAGGCCCAGCGCGCGTCGGAAAGGCTGTCGGCCGTCCAGAGACAACTCCTGCACGCTCAGAAGATGGAGGCGATCGGGCAACTGGCCGGGGGGCTGGCGCACGACTTGAACAACCAGCTGCTGGTCATCAGGGGATGCATCGAGTTGTGTTACCGGGAGCCCTCGTGCGACAGTTCGATGCAGTCTCTGATAGACCAGGCTCGCAAAGCCTCCGACAGGGCCGCCAACCTCACCAGGAAGATGCTTCTCTTCAGCCGCAAGCAGCCCCAGAACAAGACCATGCTCGACCTGAACTCGAGTGTGAGGGAGATCTACCGGATGCTTTCGAGGCTGATGGGGGAAGACGTCAGGACAAACCTGGATCTCAGCGCAGATCTCTGGCCAGTCAACGCCGACCCGACTAACATTGACCAGGTGATAACCAATCTCGTGATAAACGCGAGGGACGCCATGCCGTCGGGCGGGATCATCACCATTAGCACAGGGAACGTGGTTATTGACGAGGCATCCCCTGGCGAGTCTATCGAAGCTCGAACGGGCCGTTTCGTGCGCCTGTCCGTGTCGGACACGGGCACCGGTATTCCGGATGACGTCATACCGAGGCTGTTCGAGCCGTTTTTCACGACAAAAGAGACCGGCACCGGGCTTGGGCTGTCCGTCACGTACGGGATCGTCACCGCCCACGATGGGTGGATTAACGTAAAGAGCGAGGTGGCGAAGGGGAGCACGTTCGAGGTGTTCCTGCCGGCGGCGCCGGGCGCCGTCAGCGAGGGGCCCGCCGAACCGGCGCGACCGGAACCATCCGCTGCCCGTGGCGCCGGACAGCGAATACTCCTGGTAGAGGACGAGCCGGGCGTGATCGCGCTGGCTGAGAGAGTTCTGGCCGAGCACGGCTACGTGGTGTTCCCTTGCCGGACCATTGGGGAGGCATTCAGGGTATACGACCGCGAAGGCGGCAAGTTCGACCTCGTACTGAGCGACGTCGTGCTGCCGGACGGCCGCGGACCCAGCCTGGTGGCCGAGCTCAGGAAGTCAAGCCCTTCGCTGGCTGTCCTGCTCGTGAGCGGCTATGGGAACGCCGCGGGCAGGGTGGACGGCGCCGAACGCGGGCCGGTTCCGTTCCTCCAGAAGCCATATGGCATGCGCGAACTTCTCGACAAGGTCGCCGAGGTGCTGATGGCTGCGGGCGGGAAGGCGTCTCAGCAGGCAGTGGCAGGAATGACCCTCTGCGCTGCGAACTAAGAACTCATGAACGTACACACGACGGACGCGGATGCGGGCGAGCGGGATGCCCGTGTACTGGTCGCCAGGGAATTCGCAGGTTCGGGGGCGTACGCCGCATTCAGCACCCGGCTGGGCGGGGTCAGCCCCGCGCCATACGAGTCGCTCAACCTCGGCTCGAAGGTCGGGGACGCCGCCTCGAATGTCGAGCGCAACCGCGAGCTGTTCTGGGTATCGACCGGATTGGACGGCCGGCTCGCGGTCAGGCCCGAACAGGTCCATTCGAACGTGGTAGCGATAGTGTCGCGGCGCGACGCCGGCCGGTTTGCGCCGGGGGCGGACGCTCTGGTGACCCGGGACCCCGGTTTGCCGCTCGTGGCATATTTCGCGGACTGCACCCCTGTGTTCGTGTTCGACCCGGCCACGCGGTCGGGCGGTATAGCGCACGCGGGCTGGCGGGGAACAGTGAAGGGGATTGCCAGCAGGGTAGTCGAGACGATGGCCGCTGAGTTCGGGGCGCGACCCAGCGATTGCCTGGCCGTCATCGGCCCTTCTATAGGCCCGTGTTGCTACGACGTCGGCGAGGACGTGGCCGGCCAGGTAGCGGGGGCCTTCCCCTGGGCTTCCTCCGTGCTCCAACGGGAACCCGCCGGGCCTCGTGGTCCGGTGTGGAGGTTCGACTTGTGGGAAACCAACAGGAGGCTCCTCCTCGATGCAGGACTGAACGAGGCGAACGTGTCGTGCTGGCGGCTGTGCACCGCGTCGAGGGGCGACCTGTTCTTCTCATACAGGAGGGACGGCCCGCGTAGCGGCAGGATGGCGGGAGTCCTCGCGATCCGGGAGCCTGAACAAGGTGCGTAAGAAGAGAGTTGTGCGAAGGGCGAGGCGCCCCAGGGGCGAACCGGTAGCCCTCGTTGTCATTCTTGGGGTGGTCCTCGTGGCGCTGCTGGGGGGCCTGACGTGGGCACGCGGCGTCGTCCTCCCATTCCTCGTCCGCACGCAGGTCGTCGAGTCGGGGGCCATCGAGAGGGTGTTCGAGGCGGACGCCGCCGTGATGCGCAGGGAGACCGTTTACGTCGCGGCGATCTCGGGCCGGGTGAGGTTTCTGGTTGGCGAGGGGGAGCGGGTCCGTACCGGGATGACGGTCGTTGAGATATCGAACCCCGCGACCAGGAAGGCCGCCGAGGAACGGCTGGCTGAGGTCGAGGCGAGGATAGCCGAGTTCGACCGCGAGAACAGGTCGAGGTACGAGAGCCTGCGCAGGCAGGTAGCATCGCTGGATTCGTCGATCTCCACGGCGGCTCGCGCCCTGCAAGGGGCATACTCACTCCAGGACCGCGCCAGAATGGCGCAGGCCGAGGCCGACCTCGCCGCGCTCATCGAGAAGCGGGGCGCGGCGCTCCATGAGATAGAATCGCTGGACGGGAAGAGGAGAGACATCGAGACTCAGAGGGACGGGGTCAGGACGCTGCTCGAAAGAGCGGCGAACGTGCTCGAGTCCCAGACGCCCGGGATAGTAAGCTACGTCTTCGACGGGTACGAGAAGGAATTCGCGTCCACGCGGACGCGCGATGTGACGGCGAGAACGGTATTCCTTGCGCAGCCCAAACCGAAGGCCGTTTCCGACCAGCAGGATGTCAAGGCGGGTGAGCCCCTGTTCAGGGTAGTGCAGGCGGATCAGGGATATCTGGCCGTGGCGTTCCCGTCAAACCGCATAACCGAGCTGGGCGGCGCGGCGGTCCGCGTGCGCGTACCGGAGCTCGGCGGGAAGACGCTGAACACGCGCGTGGTCAGGGTGGACACGGGGCCGCCCGGAGGGCACGCCCTCGTCGTGCTGGAACTGGAAGGCCTGCCGCAGGAGCTCCTGACATTGAGAAAAAGCCGTGTATCGGTGGTGACGAGGTCGACACAGGGTGTCGTGGTGCCGGGGTCGGCAGTGACCACGAGGGCGGGGGTGGCGGGGGTGTTCATCGTCTACAAGACGATGGCGCAGTGGAAGCCTGTGCAGGTCAAAGCGGAGGACGGTGGC carries:
- a CDS encoding YlmC/YmxH family sporulation protein produces the protein MRTSDLGMRDVVNVLDGRRLGTVSDIEIDTESGKITAIVVPGAAKLLGLIGRGDDYVIPWERIRKIGPDVILVELASTLELRARPR
- the pgeF gene encoding peptidoglycan editing factor PgeF is translated as MNVHTTDADAGERDARVLVAREFAGSGAYAAFSTRLGGVSPAPYESLNLGSKVGDAASNVERNRELFWVSTGLDGRLAVRPEQVHSNVVAIVSRRDAGRFAPGADALVTRDPGLPLVAYFADCTPVFVFDPATRSGGIAHAGWRGTVKGIASRVVETMAAEFGARPSDCLAVIGPSIGPCCYDVGEDVAGQVAGAFPWASSVLQREPAGPRGPVWRFDLWETNRRLLLDAGLNEANVSCWRLCTASRGDLFFSYRRDGPRSGRMAGVLAIREPEQGA
- the spoIIR gene encoding stage II sporulation protein R, with protein sequence MRGMRVRRTAVAAIALLAATLAGVLGAARAQAPDYRKAYTTSNLVRIHIIANSDSDDDQRIKLAVRDRILEDISPAMRGVSGAGEAEDLVRRNLENIEKAAAGVVREAGKSYGVKATIGRFQFPPRVYGQLALPEGEYRALRVVLGEGRGQNWWCVMFPPLCLVDVTEARGAGDPAPEKPGVRLLVADWLKDRANDARLALSRMATRP
- a CDS encoding response regulator codes for the protein MASVGERKIVAARMRKEAELNARERIYEAMLKALEEVFLQNLGHPPATPLLAGRPDDYEEAVATRVLEVACETIGATGGCYFSFDDDTSMLTLLSVVGLLRDAMMPSGERLRVPAGEAGGDLGLSAASKRSMHFRSLDTYPDWIPASSKLRSAYLVPLCHGGRLLGVYAVGSDVEGWFTPERRVLADALVSYTAVAVENARLFAQAQRASERLSAVQRQLLHAQKMEAIGQLAGGLAHDLNNQLLVIRGCIELCYREPSCDSSMQSLIDQARKASDRAANLTRKMLLFSRKQPQNKTMLDLNSSVREIYRMLSRLMGEDVRTNLDLSADLWPVNADPTNIDQVITNLVINARDAMPSGGIITISTGNVVIDEASPGESIEARTGRFVRLSVSDTGTGIPDDVIPRLFEPFFTTKETGTGLGLSVTYGIVTAHDGWINVKSEVAKGSTFEVFLPAAPGAVSEGPAEPARPEPSAARGAGQRILLVEDEPGVIALAERVLAEHGYVVFPCRTIGEAFRVYDREGGKFDLVLSDVVLPDGRGPSLVAELRKSSPSLAVLLVSGYGNAAGRVDGAERGPVPFLQKPYGMRELLDKVAEVLMAAGGKASQQAVAGMTLCAAN